The Homalodisca vitripennis isolate AUS2020 unplaced genomic scaffold, UT_GWSS_2.1 ScUCBcl_8837;HRSCAF=17111, whole genome shotgun sequence region CAACTAGTTCGCGTTGTGAACATGCTGGCTGACAACATGAACTACAACCCTGTGCTCAGTATTGCAGTATTTCTAGATGTCAGCAGAGCGTTTGACAGAGTCTGGCACGAGGGGGCTCCTGTACAAACTTGCAGATTCACCAGTTCCCCCCACCATGGTACATCTCCTCCGCTCCTACCTCACAGGAAGGACCTTCCGCATCGCCGTGGACGGCGAACTATCTACAGAAAGGACGATCGAGGCGGGCGTGCCACAGGGCAGCGTACTAGGACCAGTGGCTTTATCTCGTTTACACCAACGACATGCACTGGTACCTAGGGTAACGCTGTCCTTGTACGCAGACGACGCCATGTTCCTCTGCAGGAGCTTTCAGCCGACACGAGCCGCTGACGTCATGCAGCAGCAGATGGACCTTCTCTCTCCGTGGCTGGAAAAGTGGCGCATTTCCATCAACACTGAGAAGAGTTCAGCTGTCTGCTTCAGAAAGCGAAGAAGAATGCCGAAGAGACTCCCCCGCCACCCGTGACTCTGGATGACGATCCAATTGAATGGAAACCCCCCAAAATTGGTCGCGCGAGCGCGGCCAATCGCGTTCGAGCTGCCACCCTATTGGTCGCGCTCGCGCGACGCCAGATATCCAGCTTAGagccttttttagaattttggccTATACTCCCGGTACAAACCAGCGACTCAGGATGCCACCGAAAGCGAGCGGAAAAGCCGTCAAGAAGGCCGGCAAGGCCCAGAAGAACATCACCAAGGGCGACAAGAAGAAGAAGCGCAGGAGGAAGGAGAGTTATGCCATCTACATCTACAAGGTGCTGAAACAGGTCCACCCCGACACCGGCGTCTCCAGCAAGGCCATGTCCATCATGAACAGCTTCGTGAACGACATATTCGAGCGCATAGCCGCCGAAGCTTCCCGCCTGGCCCACTACAACAAGCGGTCGACCATCACGTCGCGGGAGATCCAGACCGCCGTCAGGCTCCTGTTGCCCGGCGAGTTGGCCAAGCACGCCGTGAGCGAGGGTACCAAGGCCGTGACCAAGTACACCAGCTCCAAGTAAGCCGGCCGGCAGGCCAGCGCCCCGCAACGAGCGAGCCCGCTCCGcacaaacggcctttctaaaggccaccaataactctttcgttttcgcttattttaccgcttatagttgtaaaaccgatgtaaacctggttgtttcaagtcgctctcgactatattttctatcgaaaataccaaatttatgactttgtgcttgtcataaatattttattccaggaattttacaattccttttttttcttttaaacatagtccgatttcactgtaaaattgtataattttctgtttatttattttatttttttttttttttttcaaacaaacattgagtttacaataaaaaaaaaaaaaaaaaaaaaaaaaatacgtcaattgcaattcgatcgaaaaccatagtttcggtcatgttttatacacatgacttctaatattaaccaagaaccgttgaactctgattaaacataacttgtaattttcgcttattttaccgcttttagttgtgtaaacattggaattctgttattatgttgGCTAAAACAAGCAACTCtcgacttgttttatattgaaattacctatttaagttatgtttaaatacaatctttaaacaaacattaaatttacaaatacggtAATCGCCCAATTGATCTGATCGTTCGTTATTCATAGTATTcgtaatgttttatacaattcaatataAGAGCCGAAAGTTacacttgaaaatttatattttatcgaaataCCACTAGTTGTAAGTACAGGTCGATTTAGATTACAACAAGATACACGTTAAATAccgtttttttagttttaaaacggtATTTAACAGGTGAAATCGTGTGATAAAGTCATCTAGTGTACAGtgcgcatgtgcgtggagatagaatatatagagtgaactgttaacacacgcttatataggtaggaggtggcttGACTTGATTGGTCGGTCACtattcgaccaatcagagtgtaCGTATCCGTTAACATTGATAATTCTCCCGGTTTCTAGTTACTACGGTGAAATAGAGTTGTCACCGACGGTTTACTTACAATTGTCGATACCTGGAcaggttgtaaatttgaaaataataaggaataacgtagaaaatacatataaaacagacaGGTGAGTGGATATACTGCAGATCCGAGTCCTGTAGCTGTAGCGCCAGAGAGTTGTCTGTTAACAAGTGTAAATCTGCTCGGTCTAGCGAACCTGATTGCGATTGCTTGATTCATACCACTGTAATGTGATCCAAGtcagtgtattttaagtttaaaatgggtattttccagtatgtccccgcattctctattttaatttatacaagttagattacgtttattagattaagtttacgagtttattaatttccgtacgaaaaaaaaacacaaattagtaatgaaacatgtttaaaacaatatagcctactattctgaatttaacaaaattttcagaatgggtcagatcacgcgatgcttgcccgctgcgcagcgcttcgcgctgcttgctcttttagaaaaaaaatttactcgagcttgcaaactccaagcccagatcaagcggcgcgcgtttatcactgatatttaatccaCGTTTTTATCCGTTTACAActaattacgttaaatttaattagcgtggataacagcaaatttacatatttacttcgtTACAATCACCGAATATTCGCtgattcttctatttttcaaatttactaaacgacctttaaaattattgaactatacacgtataaagtatatttataactgaataagtgatttttatttgtttgcaaatcactatgactacaaactaaatgtaaactgttaacatattccagtgaatatcgcaatatgtggggttgacagtgcttgtaattaacaaaatttatcacTATCAACTTACTATTCTATGCGACATTTGGAATTTATATcacactttgaatataaaataataattattgtaaactgaatcattgttgtgttttgctataatatataaacaatactacacTGTTAACTGAACTGTTAACATAGTTCCAGTGAAAATCGCGAGCGGTCGGAGGTTGACAGAAGTTCGTAAtacaggaaaagaatagaaaatcaatctgctctttataataataccgaaagaacaatagcaaacagttgtaatttgtaaacacagTGAATTCGCTGTAGTAAGtaggattaatatataaatataaatgatatttgcaaataaaattgatgataatgtaaacgattactgtaacaaaataaaagaaaaagtttaataataaatcaatgtacaagtGATTGGTTTTCTAGCCACAGAAATATGCTGTAAAACGACTAAATTAGAGAGAAAAGGTTTAGATTtcgtgtttaaaactaatttaaaatgacaaagacggtgaatttaagttaagattgtataatagacaataaagagaagtgatattttattttatacggttaattagagtgaaaacaactaactaaagtgtacagtaaaatgtgttaattattaatataaataaataatatatatatatatattttgaagaccagtaattagttataaatagatataaattgacgcacactgtttagtatttgaataaactgttattattcgaTAACATCAATCAATTGTcgcaaaaagtgttatatattcgtgtacattattaaatttttatgtaatttgtgatggtatataatgacagttttactaataattagcATAGTAATTACTAGATACATGTCGGAAATATACGACAAGAGTGAGAAATAGGATTATTAAAGTCGTAAACTGTGAAAACGAGTGATATTgtggtggcctttaaaaaggccgttTGTGGGAGCCGGGCGGGCGGCTTTGTGTCGCGCGCTGGCGGGCGACTTAGGCCTTCTTCTCGGTCTTCTTGGGCAGGAGCACGGCCTGGATGTTGGGCAGTACACCTCCCTGGGCGATGGTGACACCGGACAGGAGCTTGTTCAGCTCCTCGTCATTCCTGATGGCCAGCTGAAGGTGACGGGGAATGATCCTGGTCTTCTTGTTGTCACGGGCCGCGTTACCGGCCAACTCGAGAACCTCGGCGGCGAGATACTCCATGACGGCGGCCAGGTAGACCGGAGCTCCGGCACCCACTCGCTCGGCGTAGTTGCCCTTGCGGAGCAGACGGTGGATCCTGCCGACCGGGAACTGAAGACCGGCCCTGGACGAGCGGGACTTTGCCTTTCCCTTCACTTTACCGCCTTTGCCTCGTCCTGACATGTTGCGCTGTACTCGGTTGCGGGGATACAGATAGAAGCCGTGGTACAAGTACAAGtacaagtcgctgtgactgtgggggctGGATCCCCCACTTCTCTCAAGGCCTCTGCCGTTttggcttttgccttgtgtcaacaagggtcaaagccctagtagctttcgctacctgtcagtgttGTAGTGTAATGTGTAGTGTAGTGTTGTTGTCTAGTCGTCCATTGGAAGACggagttgggggacctcctggtcACGTAGATGACGGATGTGTTCCCACGGCGAGGATTCTGCTGCTTCTTGAAGAGTCGAAGTAAGTCCTTCCACGAAGCTTCTGATCGTAGGGACGTTGGCCGATGCTCTGATCACGGTGTTTCTTAcaaaccagggcgacccagtggcccgccggaggcACCTACTCTGGACTGCGAGTAGTTTTCTCCGGGCGGACTTGCAGGTGAGGTGATACCATGCTGGAGCCGCGTAGGTTATCACCGGTCTggtcagagccgtgtagagcaggaccttcgtcctggctGGCAGCTTCGTGGAGCGGAGCAGTGGGCCGATGCTAGCAAAGCCCTTCCTTGCCAGTCCACAGATCCTCGTGACGTGGGGAGTGAAGGTCAGTCTgctgtccaggagtacccccaggtacttgaccgtCGTCTTCCAAGGAATGTTGTCCCCGTTGAGAGTCAGTTGTCGGCCGTCCGCTTGCCTCCTTGACCTTGTGAAGTTGATCGCTTCACACTTGTCTACGTTGACCTTGATCCGCCATTTTTCACACCAGGGCTCCAGTAGATCCAGCTGCCGCTGCATGTAGACTCTGGCCATCCTCAGGTTTGCAGATGTGGCCGTGAAGAGTGCATCATCGGCGTACAGCGACAGCTGCACTCTTGGAGCTACGGGGatgtcgtttgtgtaccacaggtacaggatcgggccgagcacTGACCCCTGTGGTACACCGGAGGAGACTGGTCgagtcgtggaggtggatcgggcaacgcagACGGAGAAGGTCCGGTGGTGAAGGTAGTTGCGGATTAGCCGGAACATCCTGCCAGGCAGCGGGGACTCTGTGAGTTTGTACAGTAGGCcgtcgtgccacaccttgtcgaaggccttgctcacgtctatcaggaccgaagttgAATGGTGTTTCCTCTCCACCGCTCCTGAGATGTAGTTTAGAACTCTGCGGAGTTGGAGGGTGGTCGAGTGTCCACTTCGGAAACCGAACTGTTCAGTCCTAATAGACGTGAAAAACTCCTCAGGGAACCTAGCCAGCATGATCCTCTCGAAGATCTTGGAGAGTACAGGCAGCAGGGAGAtgggcctgtggttctccgggaaaagggggtccttgccgggcttgggaaTCATGActaccttggcatccttccaggtggtcgggaagtgggCCAGGCGTATGCAGGAATTCATGATGCATGTGAtggtgacgatcacccaagccggcaagTTCTTCAAAGCTGGCGTTCCCAGGGAGTCTGGGCCAGGAGCCTTCTTTGGGCGGAGGCGACGGATGTTGTCGTGTACTTCTTGTGTAGTCACCAAGGGCAGCGGGTCATCCTCTTCAGGTTCGTAGTCCTCCAGGAAGTCTTCGATTCTTTCGCAGGCGACCTCGTCGTAGATGTcagcgtgtggggagaattggtcctccatggtgtcggcgaaggcctcagCTCTGTCTCTGGGGGAGTAAACGATACCACGTTGGCCGTGGAGAGGGCGGTTTACCTTCTTGTCCCCTCGGAGGGCTTTGGAGaccttccagatgccgccgacaccatcGTCAGCTTGGTGTTCCACGAAGTTGTCCCACGCAGCTGCTCTGTGTTCCGCCAAGAGACGTGAGCATCTCCTGGCTTGGCGGTTGAAGACTTGCTTAGCGTGGGGACACCGTGTCAGCtggtactcccttcgcagtctacGACGTAGGCGTATCTCCTCTCTCAGGTTCTCGGGAAGAGGTGGAGTGAGATTCTTCTGTGAGAGAGGGGACGAGGAAATTTCTACAGCCTCCTGGAGGGTGTTGGTCAGGTCCAGAACCTGTTGGTCTAGCTGGTCTGGCGATTCGGCCGGGGTTGGTGGGGGCCGAGGTCTGTCGGCGAGGTGGTTTGCATATTTGTGCCAGTTGACCTTGGTGGGGCGCATCGGAGGGTAGgctggcgctccgtcgtccggtAGGTcaaagacaactggcacgtggtctgacgagaggtCAGACACAGCAAACACCTCGATATTTCCATCCAGTGACCCAGCTAGACCAATGTCAAGGATGTCCGGCGGGTGTCCTTGGTGGTGGTAGTGTGTAGGCTCCTCAGGGGCCAGTACATGGACGTGGTGGCGGGTTTCCAGGAGACGCTTGAGGTCCCTGCCGGTGGAGTTTGacttccggcatccccagtccaggtgTTTCGCATTGAGGTCCCCGGCGATGAGTGCAGGAAAGCCGGGTCGCAGCAGGCAGTCGAGGCAGTGCGGTTGGAGCAACCTATTTGGCGGGTTGTAGACGGAAGCTATCTCTAGCTCCGTCCCATTGTAGCTGACGGCAACCCGGGTGATTTCAGTCCCCGGGGTAATAACTGCAGCCAGTAGGCGATGAGTCACCCTCCGGTGGACTAAGACCGCCGTGCCTCCGCTGGGTCGGATGTCCTGCAGCTGTCTATCAGTGCGATACACCTGGAAATTTGGGATGGTGAAGGAGTCCGTCTGCCTGAAGTGGGTCTCCTGGAGGAGAGCGATGTCCACGTCCATGTCCTGGAGGAGCTGGCTAAATTCCAGCCTCTTGTCAGCAAGCCCGTTGGCattccagctgacaactctcagcttacccatgcaTGGTGGCGGACAACATATCCATGAGGCGAGACATCATCGCCACCATGCTGGTCAGCTGGGAGAGGAACTGCGATATTCCTGCCTTGAGTTCCTCAGGAATACGGGCAGCAGGCTGAGAGGTCGGCATGTTGCTTTGTGTGGGCGGCTGGGCCTGTGGTTCTGCACTAGCAGCCATCTTTGGCAGTTCCAAGCGAGGTCTCGGCGTAGGCCTGGGTAGGGCTGATCTCCTCTCAGGTCTCACAGGGGCTGGTACAGCTTCAATCCTCGGGCTCTCTTCTCGCGGCTCAGAGATGGAGGTTTTCGCGGCAGGCCGGGCTCTccgattttccggcttccgagcAGGTCGGTGTCGGCGACGTCGAACCACCTCGAAGTCCTCGTCTTCTCGGCTGTCAGTGGAGGGCTCTGTGATGTCGTCAACAGGGGCAGCTGGGGCAGAGTCAGGAGCTTCCCGAGGCTTTGGAGGCTCGGCCCTGGAAGGTTCAGGCCTCCGAGTCCTCTTTGCAgcggcagcatacgagagctgtTTCTCGTTTTTGTAGCTGGCACACCCGCGGTAGTTGGCAGAGTGTGCCTCGCCACAATTACAGCATCTTGCCGGGCTAGTTGACTCCTTTGGGCACAGGCTGGCAGGGTGGCCCTCGCCGCATCTGACGCAACGCGTGTCCCGGTGGCAGTGTCTGGAACCGTGTCCGTAGCCTtggcatcggtggcactggatCGGTCCTCCCGGTCGGGTGTACTTCTTAATCTCCAGCTTGCAAAAAAGTACACTCTGGAGATTGTAGATATCAGTAGGCGGTCTCAGGCCATCGCCACTGCGCAGTGTGATCAGCCACAGGCTGGTCGGCTGGCCTCTCCTTGTCTTTAACAGTTTGGCCTCCACTATGCCATAGCCGATGTCTTGGAACTCGGCCACGACCTCCTCAGGAGTCAGAGTAGAGGGCAGTCCTCTGACCACCACCTTCAGGAGACGCTCGGTCGCCATAGCAAAGGTGTGGAAGTTTATCTTCTGCTCCTGCAGATATCTCTGCAAGGACCTGAAGTGGGCCACAGTAGTGGTTTTGAGCCGTAATGTCCTGGCCGTGCACACAGCTTCAAGATCTCCTCCTAGGAGCTGCTTCAGGGTCACTGCATGGCTACCCCATCCTTTCGGGATGTCCAAGATGATGGGGGGAATGCGGGGGCCTCGCTCAACCTCCATATCTTCACTGGCAGCGGTCTCCGTCCGTCGGCTCTTAGGCGGAAGAGTCGAGGCTGGGGCCGCTTGCCGCTTCCGCAGACCCGCGGCAGAACGGCCTGATGAGCCGGAATTGGCCCCAGGGGTAGCTGGCACCAAGGCCTGGGCCACTGGGGTTGAGATCCCCGGTGTTGTAgagtggcctttagaaaggcctttTTGGGCCTCAGACCGGCGCAGGTTCCCCTGGCACTTAGTCGCTGCACCCTGGCAGCTTTCCGGGGTAGTccggacttcacccgggccctgacaAGTCCCGGGTGGAATAAGTTTGCTGGCCTGAGCAGCAGTGCGGTGCTGGGATCCCGCGGCCCGGTCGGCTGACCGGGGCGGGCTCACCTGGCACATCGCGTTACAGGTCTCCGGTAATAACCagacttcacccgggccctgttcTCCCGTCCCGGGTGGAATGGTGTTGCTGGGACGTCCAGCGGTTGGTTGGCCTTGTAAAAGGCCTTTTGGGCAGACAGCGCTGGGGCCCGCTTGGCAAGCCGCGCGGGACCCCAGTAGTGTCGCCAGCGGCTCCGGTAAACCGGCTCCGCCAACTGGGACCGCCGAGGCAGATCCCTCTTCCATCCATCTTCAGCCGTGGTCGATGTCGCTCTAGTAGAGATGTTCACTCGTCCACGTCTCGGAGCAGAATGATGAGAAGCCGTGGCCTGAAATTCGGGGTTACCTCGAATTTGGGCGTCGCGCGAGCGCGGCCAATCGCGTTCGAGCTGCCACCCTATTGGTCGCGCTCGCGCGACGCCAGATATCCAGCTTAGagccttttttagaattttggccTATACTCCCGGTACAAACCAGCGACTCAGGATGCCACCGAAAGCGAGCGGAAAAGCCGTCAAGAAGGCCGGCAAGGCCCAGAAGAACATCACCAAGGGCGATAAGAAGAAGAAGCGCAGGAGGAAGGAGAGTTATGCCATCTACATCTACAAGGTGCTGAAACAGGTCCACCCCGACACCGGCGTCTCCAGCAAGGCCATGTCCATCATGAACAGCTTCGTGAACGACATATTCGAGCGCATAGCCGCCGAAGCTTCCCGCCTGGCCCACTACAACAAGCGGTCGACCATCACGTCGCGGGAGATCCAGACCGCCGTCAGGCTCCTGTTGCCCGGCGAGTTGGCCAAGCACGCCGTGAGCGAGGGTACCAAGGCCGTGACCAAGTACACCAGCTCCAAGTAAGCCGGCCGGCAGGCCAGCGCCCCGCAACGAGCGAGCCCGCTCCGcacaaacggcctttctaaaggccaccaataactctttcgttttcgcttattttaccgcttatagttgtaaaaccgatgtaaacctggttgtttcaagtcgctctcgactatattttctatataaaatacacaatttatgactttgtgcttgtcataaatattttattccaggaattttacaattccttttttttctttttaaacatagtccgatttcactgtaaaattgtataattttctgtttatttatttattttttttttttttttttttttttcaaacaaacattgagtttacaataaaaaaatacgtcaattgcaattcgatcgaaaaccatagtttcggtcatgttttatacacatgacttctaatattaaccaagaaccgttgaactctgattaaacataacttgtaattttcgcttattttaccgcttttagttgtgtaaacattggaattctgttattatgttgGCTAAAACAAGCAACTCtcgacttgttttatattgaaattacctatttaagttatgtttaaatacaatctttaaacaaacattaaatttacaaatacggtAATCGCCCAATTGATCTGATCGTTCGTTATTCATAGTattcgtaatgttttatatacacttcAATATAAGAGCCGAAAGTTacacttgaaaatttatattttatcgaaataCCACTAGTTGTAAGTACAGGTCGATTTAGATTACAACAAGATACacgttaaatacagttttttagttttaaaacggtATTTAACAGGTGAAATCGTGTGATAAAGTCATCTAGTGTACAGtgcgcatgtgcgtggagatagaatatatagagtgaactgttaacacacgcttatataggtaggaggtggcttGACTTGATTGGTCGGTCACtattcgaccaatcagagtgtaCGTATCCGTTAACATTGATAATTCTCCCGGTTTCTAGTTACTACGGTGAAATAGAGTTGTCACCGACGGTTTACTTACAATTGTCGATACCTAGAcaggttgtaaatttgaaaataaaaaggaataacgtagaaaatacatataaaacagacaGGTGAGTGGATATACTGCAGATCCGAGTCCTGTAGCTGTAGCGCCAGAGAGGTGTCTGTTAACAAGTGTAAATCTGCTCGGTCTAGCGAACCTGATTGCGATTGCTTGATTCATACCACTGTAATGTGATCCAAGtcagtgtattttaagtttaaaatgggtattttccagtgtgtccccgcattctctattttaatttatacaagttagattacgtttattagattaagtttacgagtttattaatttccgtacgaaaaaaaaaacacacacaaattagtaatgaaacatgtttaaaacaatatagcctactattctgaatttaacaaaattttcagaatgggtcagatcacgcgatgcttgcccgctgcgcagcgcttcgcgctgcttgctcttttagaaaaaaaatttactcgagcttgcaaactccaagcccagatcaagcggcgcgcgtttatcactgatatttaatccaCGTTTTTATCCGTTTACAActaattacgttaaatttaattagcgtggataacagcaaatttacatatttacttcgtTACAATCACCGAATATTCGCtgattcttctatttttcaaatttactaaacgacctttaaaattattgaactatacacgtataaagtatatttataactgaataagtgatttttatttgttgcaattgcaaatcactatgactacaaactaaatgtaaactgttaacatattccagtgaa contains the following coding sequences:
- the LOC124374516 gene encoding histone H2B; its protein translation is MPPKASGKAVKKAGKAQKNITKGDKKKKRRRKESYAIYIYKVLKQVHPDTGVSSKAMSIMNSFVNDIFERIAAEASRLAHYNKRSTITSREIQTAVRLLLPGELAKHAVSEGTKAVTKYTSSK
- the LOC124374514 gene encoding histone H2A, which produces MSGRGKGGKVKGKAKSRSSRAGLQFPVGRIHRLLRKGNYAERVGAGAPVYLAAVMEYLAAEVLELAGNAARDNKKTRIIPRHLQLAIRNDEELNKLLSGVTIAQGGVLPNIQAVLLPKKTEKKA
- the LOC124374513 gene encoding histone H2B, translating into MPPKASGKAVKKAGKAQKNITKGDKKKKRRRKESYAIYIYKVLKQVHPDTGVSSKAMSIMNSFVNDIFERIAAEASRLAHYNKRSTITSREIQTAVRLLLPGELAKHAVSEGTKAVTKYTSSK